In a genomic window of Candidatus Hydrogenedentota bacterium:
- a CDS encoding TetR/AcrR family transcriptional regulator gives MGIRAQHLPAEKRRTAAVEAVVFLAGSQNPASITTSAIANHMQLSHAALFRHFPTKDDLWEAVMSWVAEFLLARIDRAAQDIESPLTAMEAVFMSHIDFVLDHPGVPRIIFGELQRGDATRTRQITHELVQRYAEKIRNHIERGKRVGEIASDVDTRAAALLFIGTIQGLVMQSMLSGDIRRIRQDAPGVYALYQRSLRCAP, from the coding sequence TTGGGAATTCGTGCACAACATTTACCCGCTGAGAAGCGACGGACCGCCGCCGTTGAAGCCGTCGTTTTTCTCGCGGGCTCCCAGAATCCCGCCAGTATAACTACCTCGGCTATTGCCAACCATATGCAACTTTCTCATGCGGCGCTGTTTCGGCATTTCCCCACCAAAGACGATCTCTGGGAGGCGGTCATGAGCTGGGTTGCCGAATTCCTTCTTGCGCGGATTGATCGTGCCGCACAAGACATCGAATCGCCGCTCACGGCCATGGAGGCGGTTTTCATGAGCCATATCGACTTTGTTTTGGACCACCCCGGAGTACCACGGATAATCTTTGGTGAATTGCAGCGGGGTGATGCCACCCGGACCCGGCAGATAACTCATGAATTGGTGCAGCGCTATGCCGAGAAAATTCGTAACCACATCGAACGGGGTAAGCGCGTGGGCGAAATAGCGTCGGACGTGGACACCCGGGCCGCGGCGTTACTTTTCATCGGAACTATCCAGGGCCTGGTGATGCAATCCATGTTGTCCGGTGATATTCGGCGCATTCGCCAGGACGCGCCGGGCGTTTACGCGCTATACCAGCGCAGTCTGAGGTGTGCGCCATGA